The following is a genomic window from Drosophila busckii strain San Diego stock center, stock number 13000-0081.31 chromosome 2L, ASM1175060v1, whole genome shotgun sequence.
TTTTGCTCTCGCTTACTTTTGACTAATGACGCTCTCATCGACAGCTCAGTGAGCcaattttttatgcctttGATCGGCGTGGGGCGAAAGTAGATGCTGAAGATGCTGGCATTGCCATTTATACCCACTTATTCACTAAAGTGCTGGCCCTAGGGCCCAAGCACAGCTGAAAGTGAGAGGCTGACAACTTGGAACttggcaagcaacaaaagaaagCACAATATACCacacaaaagcatttaaaatcaattggGAAAACATTAAGAAAGCTGCCGCAGGCAAgcttaaaatatgtattaagtTATGGATAATTTAATGGCATAAGttaatatagaaattaaagttGCGATCGCAACAATTTGTGAGCTACAgatattttctaaatatttattaaaatactaatgtttaattaaacttatatAAACTCTTTGTTTAGCTTGATTgctgttaataatattttgaactAATATCAGACACTTTTGTCCCACTCATTTGTGTTTTgctattatttacatttaaactaGGAAATCAATGAATAACAGTAAACtgtctatttttgttttttattcattttctaGGCTTGTCtggcatttaataattgtcaTAACTGCACCTCCTTAAATGGCTGGCAATAAGCAATAaccaaaaacaagcaacaaatgaaatgcatcaacaacaaaaacaactgtCAGTTAAATTTCCTAACTGGCCTTAAGCGTTTGACAGTAGTTGCAACTGTAAGTGGCGCCTTACAAAGCTCGACAGTGTCAATGCACGAGTTTGCAATTAGAGATAGAtacagagatagagagaaaAAGTCAATAGACTGAACGACCTTACGATTTTGGTCAGGACTGAGCAAGTTCAAGTCTTGCACCTGCTGCGCATAGTTGACCATAGTTAATAAAGAAGCATTgactttatataaaagttaagtatacgccgctTAAACGCTTAATTAGCAAATAATCACAaccgcaaaagcaaacaaattgcgtcATGTTTTGACATTGATGCACTCGCTCCAATTTGCATGTGAAACGATTTGCGGATTTTGCCGACAGCTCGCCGCGCTGTACTTTGAATTGTGGGTGCGCTGGCTTTAGCTTTTAGgggctgttgcaacaactgcgGTTAGCCTTCGCATTTGCGGTTAAACACTCAGAGCTAACAGCTTGGAAAAAAGCGTAAGCTAGCATTGCTAtgaagcagccgcagcagcagccgcagcagctgtgtTCCTGTTCGCCTGACCCACTTTTAGccaagttattaaaaaaaaagaagcgtTGCATGCacgcagcagcttgcaactgcaagtgcATATAAAAACTAATGAAGCTGACAACCCAAacaaactgactgactgatcaACAGGCCTGACAACTTTTCAGAACCAAAAGAGCGTGACAGCAATAGCCGCAGCCTCACTTTCTCTTAGCATAACTGCACTAAAGCACAAACATATGTTTCAACATTTGTATGCTGAGCTAGTCTGACCACAATTTAAGcaacattaattaacaaaaatgtcaactaaattaagtaaattatttggAGAAAAGGCGTAGCGAACAAGGCGTTAGAAATCTGTTGAGAATTGCAATTTGACACGCCTAAAAGTGAAGAAAGAGCtgctgttaaaatatttaattaatagcaacataagttttcaattaatttgtggtaagcaaaacaaagtaataaaatttagagctattaaatttttgaatatttttatgtatacgCCAGAGACACTTAGGCgcaaatcttttatttaaataaagtttattaatgtTCGCCTTGTCCTTGCCTTAGCATTGCCGTCATAGCATTTAGCTTTGGTTCACACACGTGTCTGcctcaaaacaaaaatattacgcaCATTGAACTAGAAAATTCACTTATCAAACAAaatcagcaaaataaaatattaaagacaaGAGCACGCGTTTGAAAAAtctaagcaacaattgctttgtCTGGTGACGTCAATGGTTTAACTAAAGGTTATATAACCTGCGCTAGTTTTAGGGAAGTAGAATCAGCTGATTTTGACAGTTCAGTCAGTGCTATTAAGATGTCAGGCCAGCACTTTGTGGCtaattttgaatgcaaattgTCATTTGCAATCTGATTTACTtagcaaatgcattgcatatGATTCACAGTTGgagctaaaaatatatgagcgagaatttatatataggtGGCATATTAGGCGAACGCCAGACTATGAATGAGAGCAtatatgccaaaaataatattgatattgtcaagcggcagctgcttgagtgagttgcaaaatttaaaagagCTAAATGCTAAACGGAAATAAAAGTTCTACCTAtgcaaattaagttaaaataaaattttatagtgcagtacaaattgtttttaggcAATTAGTTGAAATATAAATCACTATTGAAATGTTTCttgctattaaaaaatactttgctataatttaaattttcactttttgcaGCGCTTCGCATGCAAATGAgcgtgcaacaattttttactttttattcaGCTAGACGCATCCAACAGATACAAATACTTTGACAGGCTAGCAGCGGAAgaagcagaggcagcagcaaagaaactTGTTGTCTGCGTTGGAAGTTGCTCAACCCGCGCACAgctgaatatatatataaatttatttcaagatCAAGGGCAGGGCAGAAGTAGCAAACAGCATGCAACTTGAAagctgccacatgcaacatgacATAATGATAGTCATTGTACGCCACAGCGTGCAGAGTTTAGcgctaaaaatagaaatacacacaaacacacacatagacattaCACTACGCTACAGGGTGCCTGGCTGCATTCCACAGctttagcaaaaattaaatatttacttggaATTTCTAGCAAGACTTTTGCGCACTAGAAATTCTTATCGCGCTGTCATAAATTCGCGCACCTGTCCCAGCACCCACCACCCAACGCCCACTTACTTATCCAGGTTgttggctttgttgttgtcattgggCTGCAACTGCGTTAGCTCCTGTAAATGAAAGCCACGATCCTCGCGCACCATATAAGCGGGCAGCGTCTCTATAATGGCATTGGCCTTATCGTTATACGAGCCCAACAGCTCCCGATACTTGGAATAGACCACACGCTTCAGCTGTGGATTCTGCGCCGACGTCGCCGTTGGCGTTGCAGTCAGCGTGCTTGTGGCCATTGTTTAGCTTTATACTTTTTGTCTTGACTTTGTTTATTCCACACTTTAATCAGACACTTTGCATAGCCCAGTGGCAATGTCAATATGAGTCACACATAAAACTGTCAATCAATGCGCGCGCCTGCTCGTGTTCAGATAAAGATTgttgcactttatttatttattgttgcaattgtgcTGGACGTGAATAATGCATCGACCATGCGCTTGCTAACTTTGATTTCTATGTGAAATATGCGCAACTAAGTCTtgcaagttaaacaaaatgttcagctattaattaaatatttaaacaggtattaaaaatttcttaataatttttgttcatGATTTTATCTAGATTATTCTAGacttttaaaagaaatataactACTTTTTAAGTTTGTAGCTATGGCTTGCTTTAAGTTGttcactttattttatgcttgtttttttgtagtttattCTGGGTTAAATTTGCATCTTTGCTTTTTCTATAAACATCtagaaaaagcaaaatttttttgttaatgcttaatgcatattaatgcgacaacattttatataaactattatCTCAGCTAATCAAACACTTAACGTTGCTTTTGTCtagcttaatttgtttatgcatgtgCAAACTAAAACAATGAGCTAACTGTCTAAGTTAAATTAGTCGTAGATAGACAAAGCTATGTAAGCCATCATCATATTTTCGCACAAACAAAGGCGCAAAAgtcaaacaataataataaacataaaaaattatttgaaaacagAAAATCTAACTGAGTCAGAGACAATCGATGGATCGCAAGACCTTTGACTTTGATGATGACtcacaatagcaacagcaacaacaacaacaacaacaacatacatatgtatctttATCATAAATGTGTAAAGAATGCCGGGCGGCTGTTTTGCATGAGCGGgcagctgtttttgttttccaaAAGCTCCAACGCTCACGCagattaattatttttaggcatgagctaaaaaattgtttgatgttcaactaagtaaataaatgctatattACAGCTGTTTGAATTTAGTAACAagcactaacacacacacacacacacacacgtgaaCGCGATcgtgtcaaagtcaaagtagCTTGTAGTACGTTTTGTATCTCGCGAACTTGAGCGACTGCACAGCGCAACGTCTCGACGCGTATTAAAGTCGTGTTTGagtttgctgtcgctgctgctgctgctggcaacttgttgcagacaggctgtggctgttgctgttgctgtggctctGACTGTGAGTGGAACTGCCGCAAAAGGAAAACCGAATGCATGACAAACGCTCGGCTAACACGCGCGGCTGTGCGGCCGCAGCTGCGACAACGACTGTAGCTTCACGTACTTACAGCTACAGAGCGCTTGACTTTGAGATACACAAGTCAGCAGTGGGTTGGGGCGGCTCTTGtggcaatttatttgtctGTCAATTGGCAGCGGCTGCTCTCCAGCGGCCAAATCAAATGGCGGCGACAAATTTTCAAcgttaaaatgccaaaaatgctttaaacttGTCCGTGGCTTTGGCTTAGAGCGAGTATCTTGTAGTTGTGTATCTTGTATCTTGTATCTTGTATCTGCTACTGTTATCGTGCCTCTAATTGTTTTCGCTTTAACTGACATGTTGTCTGCTTATTACCAGTtgcttttttctctctctcgcttcataattaaaagcaacgtTTATCTGACTGCGCTCCCCCTTCAACTCACTTGCACTTGAATTGCTTTATCTGCAATATTTGGGGGGAAATTTTGTCGCCCTAATTGAGCTTATGTTAGATAGCTCAAATAACCTTGAGCAGCAAATGTAGCTAAACTTAGTTGTCTGTCTGCGGTctgtcaaaaataaatttagcgcCGACTGCTTTCTAttcaacataaattaagcaacaataatattgcTAAATATGGTAAGCTATGGCTAAAGCAGGCTAAACTGCATTTCTAACGCATGCTCTTTGGCTTAAGTCATCGCTGGTGAATCTGGAGCTGTTGGATAACAATGAAGCGCAATGTCCGGTGCCGCGTTGTCAGCTAAAGCTGAAGCCGCTGGAGCTGCTAACGCATCTGCTCATGTTCCATCGCCCCGAGCAGTCTATGCTGGAGGTTGGGCCGGGCTGGCATACAGTCTATTTTATGGAAttagcaaagctaaagcccAACTGCAATCATGTGGTGGCCGTTATGGCCTATGCAGGCAGCACAGACAGCACACGCAGCCGTCCGGTGGGTCcggagctgcagctggtgcATCATCTGCCGCTGATACTGATGCTCTATGTCAGTCCACTTGacgagcagctggagcagctctATGTGCTGTATCTGGTGAGTCTGGTGGCTTCCAGCAGCGTCAGCGCACGCGTCTGCCTGCTGAACGATGTGAACGGACGCGAAGTGCgtgggcagcgctgcttgcgcaGCTGCTTGCAGGCACCGCTGCAGGACAGTTCAGAGCTGCTGCATAGCAATCTGGACTATCTGGTGTATACAGCTACAGATGTGTGGGAGCACTGCAGCGTGGACGAAAGCCACTACCTCAAGTTTAAGGTAACGCTGCAGGGTGAGCCAAATAtctttgagcagcagcagcagccaacgcagcagcccaagcagtGAGTCATGGCCCACTAGACACTTAATCCTGCACTGACGCACACTTGAGCTTTTGTTGAGTGCCtgtcaataatttttgttgttgttgcgttttaTATTTCAGCTGTCAGTAAAATTGTTATTCATTCAATAGTTTCAGCaaagaattattttcaaaaactaGGTCAGACGCCAAAAAGATTTTACAGACAGGCAAAACAATAACTGATAAATAGGCTAGAGACGCTCTAATCAATCAACTAATTGGCTGACCATAGCTCAATATATTTCAGTCTATTTGATCGtctttacaaaatatttctttaacgCATATCTTTTCGTCAGTTCATATTTTGTTGACCTGATTTgtcaatcagcagcagctgtatttatttaaagatttaATGCAGTTGGTTCTTGATGTGCGTAGAGACATTTgccagctgcttttgtttttgtgcaaatCAAACGCTTGCTTCCCTTTATATAACTAAAACTAGagctgtaaatttatttatcagaaatttacattttgccagcgctttattgttatttgtttgaaCATATGTGGAGCACATGTTTTTATGCATAGCCTAGGGCCTAATCTCTCTCTAAtctttcgctttgctttctttaGATTTTGAACAAGTTACGTTAGCATGCAAATCAAAACtagttatacaaaatatattgttaGAATAATACAAGGCAACAAGAATAGAATCTATAACTGTAGTTAagcagtttatttaatttttttataaataaaactataaagcCACAGAcaggcaataaaaacaacttaatGCGCTATAAGCaaactataataaattttaatccCTTGAAAGCTCATTAATGtctcgacgacgacgacgacgatgacgaccTTGAGTGGGGAGGGTatgccaacaaaacaaattaatcaacaacaaatcggGCAAATCAGCAATTGAATAACTTGATAAACGTTGCAAAGCTTTcacgtggcagcagcaacaacaacttgcaactcgtttatatgtttttgtcaattttttaGCTCTGTGGCGTCTCTGATTGCATGGCCTGAGCACATCAGACACAAATGCCCGCACCGCCTGCACTCACactcataattatttattttaatctgGTTGGGTCAGCGGCAACGACGACGCGACGACTCCAGTGAAAGTCAAGTCTGCGCCCAAGTCCGACTGTGCCCAGCtataagcaataacaacagtaaATCCAACTGGTAGTTGGTTAGTTGCAGATTGTTGCACAatatgcagcaataaatatgaaaagatTTTCCAGATGCTCTAACAAAtgcttagcttaaaatttgttaagtaTGCGCTTGAGAGCAATGAAAAcctaatattttcatttatataagctggtataatattattttttcgtTTAGAGTATACACTGCTCGTTGTACTCAAACTTTGCTTTATCTTGCTCACCCATAGATATATCttttttgtattcaaaattTCCATTAAACAAATCATAGCCACATGTGGTGGCTCTCAAGCCTGACGACTTGCTGTGCAACTGGAATCtctattttttcttttccaACGCCTTTgacttgtaaacaaattatgtttgctgtgagaaattgcagcaaatattgaaaatttgttaggGACCAGCAAGATTTTACTTTCGCTTGCTGCTAACAAAAAAGATTTAACAGATTTTATGGCTTTTATTTCACGGTCATTTCGCATGCACTTGAATTTAACTGCGAGAGTAATAACAAATAAGAATTCcataaaaatgcgcaaaaataaataaaactcacaCCTGATTTACGTAAGCAATGCGACAAAAGAAgtgacaaaaataattgccaagtgacaaaaaaattaacgcaatgcatcaaaaaaaaaattcacgcATAAATGTTGAACATATAAATTCAACAGATAAACATGActatagcttttaaatttgcattcaagTACGTACTTAAAATAACACTCGCGAGTTTATATGATAATGTCAGGGTTGacatgaaatattttcaaaaataaatcaaataataaaggTATGTATTTATTAGGACTTTAAAACACTTAGAGTTTATTGCCTTTTTTTAAAaccataaaatttgtataatatatattttgcacactttttggcaaactttttattttagcacatcatacttatgtatattgtGACCTACTTTTCTCAATTCTGCTTTGCGCGTTTCATTTTTGCAGAAAAACATTTTCTTCTTCAGAATTTATGCACGACAAATCAACGTCAGTCAAGACAAAATGCATAagatataaaagaaaattcaaaaatgaaaaaatgaaaaactgaatgtattttaaatgcatttttgatGCCAAATACTAGGTCGAGcggctttttgctttttatttgttatattttctgGGCTTCTTTTTTAATGGCAGTACTCAAGAGAGAACTTCCGGTGCTGTTGTTAGCTAAATTTTCAAAACGTGTGCTAAATTTGAGTGTGTGATCTAGCAGgcacacaaatacatgcatatatataaagaacatgcaaataataaaatgaattaattaattagcgtgtgtgcgtgagtgagcgcgactgcgtgtgtgtgtgtgggaaaacAGATGAAAATGTCGCCTGCCAAAAGCGCGTGTAGACCACTGAGGGCTACCAAAGCGAAGCGAAGCAAACTAAACCGACGAGACACCACAACGCCTAACCCGTCCCCTTTGTGCAGCCGCACTTCCCCTCTGAGTAAACGTGGGTGTTAGTTGGCcttcaaattttatatgaGCTTTAATTGTAGAGCCGTTTTCCCCAATACACATATCTATGCTATACTAGATATATTTCGAAGCATatcgtatatgtatatacaactGTCTTTATGAGCAATGCGTTCACATATGTTTGGATTTGCTTCATGTGTGTATAGCCGGGCGTGTGggaatttatttctttagtttttttacagcttttattttagcaaactTGGCAAAACTAAGAACGAGCAAGAGCAGCTGCTTAGATTAGCCTTAGACTAAGCTAATACTAACGGAAAATAGATGCTGTTGGATTTAATACTTGTTCGAATCAGTCAATGTCAAAGTCAAGCGCAGTCTGAgcaaagaaattgcaaaataaataaaaaatttgcaaactgTATGAATTCATCTTTtgctaattgtttaaaaaatatttttatgtacaaaACTTACCCTGAACTCATAGTTCCTTagtttcttgttgttatttttattaatttcaaatgaagTTCACTTAGAATTTCACTTGTTTTCGAATTTGCTCAGCACGCACGCAAGTtccacaaaacaaatttagcaaaattatttaacacacTGAAAAGTtgaatgaaaaatttaaagaaaattattcaGATTACAAGTAgcttgatttaaaataaatattcttttttgcACAATGATCACGCCTGCTTATATAACACGAAATTTGAAAGCACGCgcgttcacacacacacacaagcaaatgtgtatatgtgtgtgaaaAACAGTTTTCTTGGGTTTTTGAGCATCCAAAACCTTTTTATTTCGCGCAAgaaatcatttttgttgtaagtttcaaagctatttataaaaatgaaacgcgctgcacacaatttttgtatttgctcaCTTTTTGCCCAATAGAtcactatatactatataaatatatagatagctataccgcacacacaaaatgtatagcttgatatatatgtatagataTGTTAGTTTTTAGTTGGGAGCAGaaaatttcgttttattttctattctGTATTTTATTTCTCGTTTGCAACGCGTCCAAGTTAGCAGCCCAAGTCGCACTGAATTCGCAAGCAAATGGAAAATGCCGAAAAACACCGAAAAACCCGAAATAAATTCATGAAAATTTCGAAATAGAAAAATCGTTTctctatctatatattttagtcaTTGTTTagttgtgcatgtgtgtgtgtgtgtgtttgtgttcgTGTCTGTGTTTGTAAAGTGCGTCTGCTTGGAAGATTCTATgaattttgagtttatttaaagAAGAAGCATTGAGCAAGCGGCAAACAGTGGGCGATCGCCTAACGCTTGTActattccttttttttctctatttatttatttcgctgTACTTATGCCCACGCCGCGCTGGCCACAGctctatatagatatatatagctatatgtttgttcaacattaaataaattattgttggaCTTGCCTCAAACGATTTTCGACATTTGCGTTTGGTTTTTGAAAATTgcgaaaagcataaaaatcaattgttgTATATACTTGTATTATAAATAAGGAAAGCCATAAACTAATgtttacttataaatatttatagcaaaaaacTTATAGTTtccaaaacacaaaatataaattatgtgttGATATACTTAGATTTACAACTATAaagatagatatatattatatatgtatgctgtgcattagttttgttttatttatatttgaatttatcaaCTTGAACGATTGCCAAAAGCAACTGATAGCAGTGTTGTTGGAATAGCATATACCCTGtaatttcaattgataaacaaaataaaaaattattaaatctgAGCAGTAGTCAGGCTGTATTAGATTtcgtttttaaattgttaaacttttaGCAGTGCATAGCCCACTTGCTAACAATATTAGGGTATAACCAATAGCCACATGCACTTGGCTAGTACAAATGTTATATATCTTTATGCATATTGACTGAACAGCCGCCAAATATCATGCACACAATgctgacaaacaaaaattgatttaagcaCATAAATGATTGCGAATGCTTTGTTTGGTCAGTCTGCAGAAATTGGCCAAGCGGCCACATGCCACGATATGtcaaaattaatcaaacaaatagaaattaaagGCCAACTGATGTTTTTTAAGcacaagcaaaagtaaatgagaaaattcaaaatattcgAATTTCATTCATCTGCACAAGgaataagcataaaaagcaaattgaatgaaaaaaaaacagttaaagcaattttcacattaattatgttaattgaaGCGCTTAGCTTTAGACAGTataagctatagctatagtatatatgtatatcgacTGCATATATGTAGGCAGCGCTATACAAATGGGTTTgtactttatttttgtgcaaaatgcgccattaaatttttttttataaatagcacTTGTTGAAATCAGCTTGGGCTGGCTGAGTCAACATGCCTCGAACATTAACCTCATTAGACGAGCGTAAaagataaatttttatttgaattacgCATAgatgcaatatataaaaaattattggcTTAGCTATCAGACGATCCGACATATTATGCGCGTCTATAAGTTGGGGTgcggcaaacaaaaacaacaataaagctgGCGCTAATGTATTGACAGACACTTGagacatatataaaaaattgcgtatagtttaattcatattttttgcagcCTAAACAATGTTTCAAACTGTCATAAATGAGCTTAATGCTCTATATATGAACAATGATTAGAGACCCATAAAAAGTTCATTGCACTCGTCGCGTACCAAATTTGAAATGAACAGTTTTAAAACAAATCGctcaaaatgaaaactaaatacaTGTCATACTCAAATATATAAGTTAACAtgtgctatataaaaaatacactgcaaaaaaataaagaaaattcaaattagtgAATTTAGACTATAGCActagcaacaattgctttaaTCTATATGCATgccaattttgtttttaaaaaagtcTTTTAGAGCAAACTACAAATTATGGAGAATTCGCTTGTGCGTCAGcggaaatttttgtttaaatttagcattaattgaattttgctcTGAGCTAATTAGATGTAGGCAAACAACACACGCGTATCCTACAATTGCCAAGCCACGCCCTAATATTCATTATCGCTTTCCTCCTCAGCGGGCAGATGCACGGGCTGCATGGATACGGAATCCAAGCACTGCCGCTGCTTGTCCCTGGACAAGGGCTTGCGCATATCGAATGCATCCTCCATAGCATCGCCAGGATAATATTCCAGCAGCACGCGACGCAGCACATAGCCAAGCGAACAGTAGAGTTTATAGGCCGCACGATTGCTGCAGCGCAGAAACAAATCCATGTACCAAGCCTGCCGCAGCTCCAGCAGAGCGGCAAAGCTTTTCATCAGCTGTGAAGCAAGTCCCAGGCGACGATACTCGCCGTGTACAGtcaacacacagacatgcccatgcagctgctgatgtCCCGGACCGCTGTCCAAGCATTTGCCAAAGATGAAACCCGCCAGCGCGCCTGCTGGTGAGATGCTGGCCAAGGCAAGCTCCGGCCACTGGGCAAAGTGACGCAGAAAGAAGCTCAGATTGTAGACCTCGGTGTAGGGATCAAAGACTaaggcattaaatttatacaagtCGTCCAAATGCAATTCACGTATAGAGCACATCTctaacaaactaaataaattttctaacaaataaatactaaacttTGATAACTAACtttgtaatttgattaatGGCGCAAAACAAACTTGAGCACGGCACGTATAAGCAACATTacatgcataataataaaataaaacttaattataaattgctgtcCTTGCAGCGTCTTGCCAGCCACATCCGTGGCTAGTGGAAGGCGCAGACTATAGCCATGATCATCTGGATAGAAATTGGGTAGCCAACTATACTTGACATAGCCCAAGGATTCATAGAGTCTCATGGCA
Proteins encoded in this region:
- the LOC108595160 gene encoding N-alpha-acetyltransferase 20, which translates into the protein MCSIRELHLDDLYKFNALVFDPYTEVYNLSFFLRHFAQWPELALASISPAGALAGFIFGKCLDSGPGHQQLHGHVCVLTVHGEYRRLGLASQLMKSFAALLELRQAWYMDLFLRCSNRAAYKLYCSLGYVLRRVLLEYYPGDAMEDAFDMRKPLSRDKQRQCLDSVSMQPVHLPAEEESDNEY
- the LOC108607701 gene encoding uncharacterized protein LOC108607701; translation: MSSLVNLELLDNNEAQCPVPRCQLKLKPLELLTHLLMFHRPEQSMLEVGPGWHTVYFMELAKLKPNCNHVVAVMAYAGSTDSTRSRPVGPELQLVHHLPLILMLYVSPLDEQLEQLYVLYLVSLVASSSVSARVCLLNDVNGREVRGQRCLRSCLQAPLQDSSELLHSNLDYLVYTATDVWEHCSVDESHYLKFKVTLQGEPNIFEQQQQPTQQPKQ